In one Capricornis sumatraensis isolate serow.1 chromosome 1, serow.2, whole genome shotgun sequence genomic region, the following are encoded:
- the LOC138082618 gene encoding keratin-associated protein 10-8-like, with translation MASSALSVCSSDLSYGSRVCLPGSCDSYTGSSWQVDDCPESCCKPPCCAPSCCAPAPRLTLLCAPVSCESSPCCQPACSSSCPALCCQQSSCQPSCCTSSPCQQACCEPVCCTSACCEPVCCRPVCYTPVCCTPVCCRPVCCEASPCSTSSCCQQSSCQPSCCTSSPCQQACCEPVCCRPVCCRPVCCEASPCCRSSSVSLLCRPVCRPACCVPTSSCQSSSCHPASSVSLLCRPACPRPACYVPTSSCRSTSSISCRPASSVSLLCRPACSRPACCIPASATEPCC, from the exons ATGGCTTCCTCCGCCCTGTCTGTCTGCTCCAGTGACCTGAGCTACGGCAGCCGGGTCTGCCTGCCCGGGTCCTGTGACTCCTATACCGGCTCCTCCTGGCAAGTGGACGACTGTCCAGAGAGCTGCTGCAAGCCCCCCTGCTGTGCCCCCAGCTGCTGCGCCCCGGCCCCCCGCCTGACCCTCCTCTGCGCCCCAGTGAGCTGTGAATCGAGCCCCTGCTGCCAGCCAGCCTGCAGCAGCTCCTGCCCGGCCTTGTGCTGCCAGCAGTCTAGCTGCCAGCCCTCCTGCTGCACCTCCTCCCCCTGCCAGCAGGCCTGCTGTGAGCCCGTCTGCTGCACGTCC GCCTGCTGTGAGCCCGTCTGCTGCAGGCCCGTCTGCTATACACCTGTCTGCTGCACACCCGTCTGCTGCAGGCCTGTCTGCTGTGAGGCCTCCCCCTGCTCAACCTCCTCGTGCTGCCAGCAGTCTAGCTGCCAGCCCTCCTGCTGCACCTCCTCCCCCTGCCAGCAGGCCTGCTGTGAGCCTGTCTGCTGCAGGCCCGTCTGCTGCAGGCCTGTCTGCTGTGAGGCCTCCCCCTGCTGCAGATCCTCCTCCGTGTCCCTCCTCTGCCGCCCCGTGTGCCGCCCTGCCTGCTGTGTGCCCACCTCCTCCTGCCAGTCCAGCTCCTGCCACCCGGCCTCCTCCGTGTCCCTGCTCTGCCGGCCCGCGTGCCCCCGCCCCGCCTGCTATGTGCCCACCTCCTCCTGCCGCTCAACCTCCTCCAT CTCCTGCCGCCCGGCCTCCTCCGTGTCCCTCCTCTGCCGGCCTGCGTGCTCCCGCCCAGCCTGCTGCATCCCCGCCTCAGCCACGGAGCCCTGCTGCTGA
- the LOC138091482 gene encoding keratin-associated protein 10-9-like: MAASTLSVCSSDMSYDCPESCCEPRCCAPSCCAPAPRLTLLCAPVSCESSPCCQPACSSSCSASCCQQSSCQPSCCTSSPCQQACCEPVCCTPVCCRPVCCEASPCCRPSSSSVSLLCRPGCRPTCCVPTSSCQPSCCKPSSSSVSLLCRPVCHPTCCVPTSSCQPSCCRPASSSVSLLCRPVCRPTCCVPTSSCQPSCCCPASSVSLLCQPVCPRPTCCIPASAPEPCC; encoded by the coding sequence atgGCCGCCTCCACCCTGTCCGTCTGCTCCAGCGACATGAGCTATGACTGTCCAGAGAGCTGCTGCGAGCCCCGCTGCTGTGCCCCCAGCTGCTGTGCCCCGGCCCCCCGCCTGACCCTCCTCTGTGCCCCAGTGAGCTGCGAGTCCAGCCCCTGCTGCCAGCCAGCCTGCAGCAGCTCCTGCTCAGCCTCATGCTGCCAGCAGTCTAGCTGCCAGCCCTCCTGCTGCACCTCCTCCCCCTGCCAGCAGGCCTGCTGTGAGCCCGTCTGCTGCACACCTGTCTGCTGCAGGCCCGTCTGCTGTGAGGCCTCCCCCTGCTGcagaccctcctcctcctccgtgtCCCTCCTGTGCCGGCCCGGGTGCCGCCCCACCTGCTGTGTGCCCACCTCCTCCTGCCAGCCCAGCTGCTGcaaaccctcctcctcctccgtgtCCCTCCTGTGCCGGCCCGTGTGCCACCCCACCTGCTGTGTGCCCACCTCCTCCTGCCAGCCCAGCTGCTGCCGCCCGGCCTCCTCCTCTGTGTCCCTTCTCTGCCGGCCCGTGTGCCGCCCCACCTGCTGTGTGCCCACCTCCTCCTGccagcccagctgctgctgcCCGGCCTCCTCCGTGTCCCTGCTCTGCCAGCCCGTGTGCCCCCGTCCCACCTGCTGCATCCCTGCCTCAGCCCCAGAGCCCTGCTGCTGA